In Papaver somniferum cultivar HN1 chromosome 9, ASM357369v1, whole genome shotgun sequence, the genomic stretch GCTAATTAAATGGCTACGATGGAAGTATTTGTCAGAAATAATCGAATGTCTTAAAGCCAGTGCTACAACAATGTCCGGTTTGTGTTTCATTCTTTGAAGTACTAATTTTCCCACAGTAGTAACATTGCTCGTTAGCATGCGTCATGCGCTTATaagttatactccctccgtcccactattaagtgacctagttgaagtttgcacaaactttaaggcaagcaaggaaaaagagatttttaagcattttttacaattatatccttatggataataattaataaaattttgaaatgatttatctctcaaactacaccacggatgttcgcaaactttataccattgaaaagcattttaaaacacctacgtaacgaatataaacatgcctatcaaattatgcatatttcttatatttcttatgatcaattaaaaggataattttagaaatatctccttgtttagtgatataggtcacttaatgatgtgacaaaattaaaaaccaaattggtcacttaatggtgggacggagggagtataagtaAACACTAATATAGTTGGTGGAACTTATCAGGAGCAGCCCCAGAGGTTTGGAATGAAAAATTGTATAGGGTGAATATGGAGTAGGTACTAGGTCGGGTAGGAATCAGGATCCATACTGGCAGCAACATTTTAAAATAGGAGCCACCTCATAATGCCCATCAATTGCATGTGTCTAAATTAGTCTAGAATAATCACAATTATTATCACAATAATTATAGGAGGGATCAAATTAGTGCTGATACACGAGTTACCggataatcataataataataataatgcgcCTTGCTTATAATTGTGGTACGGATATGCCATTGGTGGTAGCTAAGCCAAAGTCTCTATCAGATCATCATATGACCCCATCCCCCCATAaacaaatcttttgttttcatcatATAATTATTCAGAGTTGATTTTTGTACAGTTTAAAACAAGCTCGCTCATCCTCTTTTAACCATCATGGTTAAAAAAGGATTAGTTTAAGACTCATTATGATTGTGGAATAATCAAGAACCTCTTCATTAGTTTAGACCGTATTAAAACACTACTAATTACCTTGTCATGCATGGTTCATGTGTTTTTCCTAGCCTTTCACACTAATAATAAATAAACTTGTTCTTTATTTCGCCCAGATTCAAAAAATTTGGCTTGTTTCATGTCTAATTTTTACGTGGAACGAACTTATGTTTCTTAACCGGAAAGAATATGAATTTTTTGACCTTGTAGATTTTTATTGGTTGGCTGGACTCATATTTTTCAAAATCTCTAAAGATACGATGTAATTTTAAACACGAAAATAACACTGTATAAAGAATCGACAGACCCGTATTCGATGGTCAAAGATTCTAGACCTAGCCAACAGCCATCCGATATTGATCTTGTGTTTGTATCAAAGAAGAATCAAAAGTAGTTTTAGAAAAGAGAAACCAATTAGAGTAGGGAGATTAGATTATATAGTAAGTAATTAAATTTGCAATCCAAGTTGGAATGCAAAAACAAAGCCTTACCCTACGCTGACGTGACTGAATTCACTCATTAAATTTCTCTctcaaaaaattaaaatcaaatccTGTATTAGAACCGGAATCGGAATCGGAATCGGATATTACTCGAGTATATATAAAGACTCTATCACTCATTCACAAATTGAACCAAAACCAACACACCaactaacttcttcttcttcttcttctccttaattTCTCTTGCAATTCTCTCTTAGAAATCGGGAGAAGAAAAGCGAGGGAAAtcaattttcctttttcttaATCTCTCTCTGTCGGCTTCAGAATTCTTCTCTAAATCTCTCTGTCTCCGTCTAATAATCCGACGTTAATTTCGGTAAATCATTTTATTCTagtctcttctttttcttccccaAATTTCTGTTGGATCTACAATGCTTTAATTTCTTAGATCTAATCAAAAATCTGAAACAAATGTGGATTTCAAATTTGATCACGATGAACTGAATCACGTCTTCATTCATGATTCAATTGAGCTTCTGTACATTCTAGATCGCAATTCAATGGAGATTTTGATTAACAATTTATCTTTTGTAATCAATATCCTTTGTCTGTAGTTAATTCATCTATGCATCTGGATCAgcttttttgtttgtttcttttgattctatcttcatcaatggTTCCAGTGACTTCAAATTGAAACTTGATCCGATCTCTTGGAATCTATTTTAACGATTTGATCCATTGTGTTTTTCAATTTACAGATAAAAAGAAATCGAAAATGAAGGCTCTTATTCTTGTTGGAGGTTTCGGAACCAGGCTAAGGCCATTGACACTGACTGTTCCTAAGCCACTCATTGATTTCGCTAACAAACCAATGATTCTACATCAGGTACTGTTCATCTTGATCTGATTCGTTCTGCTGAAAAAAATATTGAAGTTTGAGCTCTAATTGTATGTTTTAATGTCTAGATTGAAGCTCTTAAAGCTATTGGAGTCACTGAAGTTGTATTAGCCATCAATTACCAACCAGAGGTAATAACTCGTCTCCGAATTGCTTGTCGGTGGTCTAGGATTATGATGCAATTGGGGATTGATTTGGTTAATTGGTGTGATTTTGCAGGTGATGCTTAAGTTCTTGAAAGGTTTCGAGGCAAAGCTTGGGATCAAGATCACTTGTTCTCAAGAGACTGAGCCACTAGGTACTGCTGGACCTTTAGCTTTAGCTAGAGACAAGTTGATTGATGACTCCGGTGAGCCATTCTTCGTCCTCAATAGTGATGTTATCAGTGAGTACCCACTCAAAGAGATGATTGAATTTCATAAAGCACATGGAGGAGAGGCTTCCATCATGGTCACAAAGGTAATGGACAATCAATTAGAACTACTTTGTTTAAGTGGTCGAGGTTCTAATAGGTTGCAATGAGTCTAAATCTGTGTTTGTTGTCGTGGCAGGTTGATGAGCCTTCGAAATATGGTGTGGTGGTTACAGAAGAAGCAACAGGAAAGGTTGAGAAATTTGTTGAGAAGCCCAAAATCTTTGTGGGCAACAAGATCAATGCTGGGATATACCTTTTGAACCCATCGGTTCTTGACAGGATTGAATTGAAACCCACCTCAATTGAGAAAGAAGTCTTCCCAAAGATTGCAGCTGAGAACAAGCTATTTGCAATGGTCCTACCAGGTTTCTGGATGGATATTGGACAACCAAGGGATTACATTACAGGATTGAGATTGTATTTGGAATCACTGCGCAAGAAATCCTCATCCAAATTGGCTGTTGGATCTCACGTTGTTGGAAACGTATTGGTAGATGACAGTGCAGAGATCGGAGAAGGTTGTTTGATTGGACCAGATGTCGCTATTGGACCTGGTTGTGTTATTGAATCAGGTGTGAGACTATCACGGTGCACAATAATGCAAGGTGTGCGAATCAAGAAGCATGCTTGCATCTCCAGCAGCATCATAGGTTGGCATTCGACAGTCGGACAATGGGCTCGTGTAGAGAACATGACTATCCTCGGAGAAGACGTACATGTCTGCGATGAGATTTACAGCAATGGTGGCGTTGTCCTTCCCCACAAAGAAATCAAGTCAAGCATTCTGAAACCAGAGATTGTTATGTAACATGGAAGAACCCAAAACAAGAATAGTtcagtttcttttattttttttaccagTATGTTGTCCTAGAGCAGCAAAAGTGTGTGTCTAGCAGCATTCAGTTTTtaccttcttcacttcttcactgTGTAAAACTTTTGTTTGGGTTTGATAAAAGGGGGTCATCAGCAtcaatttttcattttgatttggTAATTATGATTAGATTGGGGAATGTTGGGTGTGAGATTATTGTGCTCTTCCAATGTATTAtatctaataaaaaaaaacagttcattcattttttttttcttttcttctttttcactaATCATATTTCCCCAAGTGGTAATCAATTTCTTTAATCACAATATTGATCCATTCTCATCTTCATTCTTGCAGACAAAACAGTGATAAGTAGAGTGGGGGATTATTGCTTGAGGATGGTAGGGCTGCTGGGGCAGGTTGCCCTTCATTGCCTTCAATCATACAAGTGAGAGAAACTAGTAAGTACACAAACCAATTATAGAGCTGAGCTGAGTGCACTATTGTTTATTGGAGAAGCATAGGATCCTTTGAGATCTTATTACTTTCAGCGACGGAGCCAATATTATCCTGCTCGGTGGCTCGGCCAGTATTATTTTGCTCGGCTGGCCGAGAAAGAAAAACTAATTGGAGTTTTGGTCGTTCTTCATTCTTCCACATCAGTGCTGGAgattataaactaaggaatggagGCCCTCTGACCTCTCTTCTCTTCCTTCCATTGCACTCATTCTTGAAAGCTAAGCCAACAATATTACAACGAAGCAATATCCCCCACCATGTGTGTAGTAGACAAACATGTGGAGTAAACAGACACATGATAAATCATAGTTGTGACTCATGACCTTTTTCTTATAGTTGCCCTTTACCTTTTAAGTGAAATGACCCATTTTTTCTTTCCCAAAATAATCAGTACTAGTACAATTCTACTATGTCCTTTTGATTGTTGTTTCTCCTTTGTGGTGAGATGTGACTGATACATCATTGTCTTTTGCTCATTATCCAGCAAAGTAGAACATtagctttatttttgttttcctttcttttccTATGTGCTGATATGAACCCAGCTCCACCAGCCTAGACCTACAAATTTGTGCCGGCATATATACAGGGGAGATCCTAAACATGTCGGTTGTGCGCCGAGTCTGCTGACTTGGTTCGCCTTTGCATTGATGCAGATATAAAATCTGAAAGAGGGAGCAAAGATTTCCACCGACACCGACTTTCATTAGCCTAGTTAATACTACATCTCTAAGATCTATGGATATCTAATAAGATTTTGTATTTTAATCTGGTGGGTACTGCTGCTTAATGTTCTTCTAACTTGCATCATGAGAAATGTTGTAAACATGAGGACCACAGAGGCACCTCTCTTTATATCTGTAGTCATAGATGTGACACACCTTGAATCTTATCTTACTATGAATAGTAGTTGTGGCTCCTTTGAAGTGTCTATCATCAAGTGTTGCTTATCTTGTTCTTATATTACTTCTAAAAAAAAAGAGGGTTCATGGCCCCCCAACTAAAGACATTCATCCTGTGGGAACTTTCAAGACCATGAAGCAACTAAAAAGCACCATAAAGGCATAAATTTGCTACTTGATTCCAAGAAATTCTATTCTGTACAGGAGTGGGAGGAGAGACACAACTGACTCTTCCTTAAACAAGTTAAATTGTTTGGATTCAATTGCAGATCAGCAAATTTCAGAAAGAAAGGGAAACAAAGAATAAGTTAAAGCACAAATTTATAATTCTGATTATCACAGATAACAGCTCGATTGTTGACTTAAAAGTGTTTTCGACCAGTCAAGTAACGGCTGAATTGTCTCACGCAGTTGGTAGGTAAAACACCTTTCAGAAGCAGGAGCTCATCCTCGTCGCTCCACACTCTCTCAAAAATCTTCCTAGGACCACCATTATTTTTTCAAGTCAGCATTTTCACTTTCCTCAACATTTGTCTtcaaaacttcctcaacacttgCACTTTCATCAACATTTTCGTCAACaattttcttctttgttatcttcaAATCTCTCAGCAAGGCGGGTTTCACACAAACAGCACCAGCAGTTGACTGGTCTTTTTCTCCGCTTTCTACTACTGCTTCTTTAACTGTTGACATTTGTGTGAAACGTCGCTGTACTGAgagagatttgaagaaaaaaaaaagtgaagaaaACAGTTGAGGAAAATGCTGATGAAAGTGTAAGTGCTGagaaagttttgaagaaaaagaagaggaaaattGTTAAACAAAATGTTGATGAATGTGAGTGCTGAGGAAGTTttgaagaaacagaaaattgttcAGTAAAATTATGGTGGTCCTACGGATTTTTGAGAGTATGAAGCGATGAGGATGAGCTCCTGCTTCTAGAAAATACAAGGGAAAAAAACACATTCCAAGTGACAGACGATTTTGGTTACCAACCAAAAACAAGGTACGTACACCAAATTTTTACATGACAGCAGTATGCATTAGTATGTGTGTTTGTGTGAAGAGAACAGGCGCAGATGTATGTGTCGAGAAAGGAGTTCAAGCAGACGCCAAGAGCCAAAACGTTACAAGAGATGATGTAAATATGAGGAACCAAGTGATGAAACCCAGAGCTATGGAGATTTGGAACCTGCTGCACGGGTGGTGAGGTAGGGACTTGCAGAATCCCATGTCTTTTGTATACAGAACAGCAACCCCGGCTGAAGAACATGCGGCTGCAAGTGACAGTGTAGCAGTTACCTGCCAATTCAAAACTTATTTTTAGCAGAAGAACTGTTACAGGGACTCTGTACACAGTTAAATTAAACTAATAAAACCAGCACAAACAATACCATAACATCCCTAGTCGGTGACAAGCTCAGCTTTAATATTCATAATACCAGGTGATCAAAGGATAAACTGCATAAGCTCTATAACAAAAACTAAAAGAAGTTGTAGTGACAGACTGCCATCATAACATAGTTTAATTGTTTGGCTTCCCTTCTAGTAGAACAAAATGCAATAAGGTTCTAAATCTTTAACAAGTATGTCAATATAGATTAAGTACTGGAGAGTAGCCCCCTCTGCCGACAAGTAGCAGATGCGCCTTAAAGATGTGCATTTTCTAAGATTTCAGCTTCAACACTGAAACTTTGTAAACTTAACAAGTCaataaaagaaacataaaaataatccTTGAAGCTGGGTTGCACACATACGGCCATGGGTGTCCAACACGGAGATGTCTCCCTGTGTCCAATATGGAAATTCTAAGAAACCACGATAGGGGGGCACATCACGATACATAAAAATACAATCAATTTCTAAAGGATTTGCAGAAATGTAAACGAGACAACCAGACAAAGTGTATTTGTTTGCAGACATACACATGTTTTTATTCTAACCTCCCTTATAGATAGGCGACAATCACTTTTCAATTGAAACAACCGTGATTCAAGAGTGTCCTTGTATGTGGCTGTGTCCATACGTATGGACACTTGATACAGGGACCCCTAGAAGTATCCGCGTATCACAGCCTTGGAGTGATCATGGGTATCTCATAATAGGCACTTCAAATTCTTTTATTCTCTCCATCTATCCTCACAATAAAAATTAACCACTTAAAAGATTGATATGATTTGAGAGTGGCATGTATGAGACGATTTGAATTCGATATGCCAAGTGAATTCGTATTATCAATTATGCTATAAACTAAAGCAGGTTCCTCGAGCAATACTTTGTGATGATACTTGATGTATGGAATATGAGGAAACAACACAAAACATTTAAATGTATGGCAGTGATAaggggagaagaagatgaaattggtACTTACCCAATCCCCAACAACGAAAAGGCTGACTAAGACAGGGTTATGAAGGTCTCTCTTTATCTTTATAGCATAGGCATCAAGAAACGCGAGTCCTAAACTCCACAATACTTGAAGTCCCATAGAAGCAATCAAATAGCTGAAAGCAAGAATCAAATAGAGTATTATGATAACTGGATTCATTATACCACTACCTTAGAAATCATAATAAAAGCTCAATCATGCAATTTGTAAAGCATAATTCCAATACCCTTTCCTCTAGGTTTGCAAATGCAATTAACAGAACAAATTGAATACACCAAATCAAATTGCAGTTCAATCAGAAGGCAATCAGTGAGGAACTGAAACAAACTACCAAAATTACAATGTTGGGAGATTTTCTGCTAGTAAACTACCAAAATTACTGCAAGTAAATGTCCAGATTTCATACCAGAAAGCAGTGTAGTTGGAAAATCCAAAGGCAGAAGCCATTGCAGCAATTGAAGCAGCAGCAAACAAACATTGCCCTACTCTCAGTAATAACCCACCCAAAGTCCCTGGGCTCCCAATCAATTTCTTCATATCCTTTACTCAAAACAGTAAAAAGGGTCACTGCCCCTTTCTCAGAAGAAACCCTTCTCGGATTTAAGAATCTCAGCCATGAATGAAGACAGTTATTTCTCCAATTCAAACAGAAATGAATTGATTTTCCTTCAGATGTTTGTTAAGAAGAACAAAGGATTGAGTCTTCGTTTAAAATTCTTTTGAAGTACTAAAGTAATGGAATTTTCCAGAGAGATTCAGAGAGAGGGTATTTGAATTTGAACAAACCTAGGGTTTTGGGACCTTGTTTGATGTTCCAAGAAGTTGACTGGTTAGTGTATTTGGGAAAGTAAAAGAGAGAAACTGGTAAAGAGAAAAGTATTTATGATGAAAAAGTAAGGGTAAGTgacaaaactaaagatgataGTGGTGGACAAATGTATTTGTCTGGTActagaaaaagagaagaagaagaataaaatggGATCAGACGGAGTCCAAATAAGAAGATTAAGACATCATCTACAATATATATTCTGGtcttaaatttttttaattactGTACaaatttttaattaatttatttaaatCAGATTAAATGCAGTTAAATTGAGATTTATGTACCGGAGCACTGCTATTCAACTACCTATTCTCCACCTCATATTCTCCTCCCTACAATCTAAACCTCACGTTAGGGAAATGGTGAACCCCACCTGAACGTGAATGCGAATTTCGATATAGATGTGAGATTTAGATTATAgggaggtgaataaggaggtggAAAATAGAGAGCCAAATAGCATTTCCGTTTATTATTGAAGGCACGTAAACATAATGTATGTTCAAGAGATGGCCACTGACAAAGGAAAATTTGTTTGCTCTCGCGTTGCGGAGCATTTTTGATCTATTTGGAGAAACTGTGAAATAAGAATTCTCTTAGAATATAATATATATGACACACAGACGGGGCTGTTTTTTATGTATACAGACACAAGACAGAAAAGACATCTCACTACAGCTGTGAAAGTAACAGACAGTTACAGTTAAAAATAACGGAATTATTGGAAAGAAAACTAACTTCCGTTAGAATTGTTATTAGCCCCCGCAAGTTGAGCTGGGCAAAAGCATGAACACCCAACTTGTCACGCGGAAAGTCAAATCTGGCAGAGTATAGgcctagaggtgtaaaacgtgtcggCCCGGCACAGCCCGACACATTAAGTCGcgtgcttcacgtgccatgtgtcgtgttgtgttgtgccaacgATTGGCAGGcatatgtattctgcttcagtggAGGATCTGGAGACAGTAGCTTGTTTATTTGAGCTCTAAGTAATGGGATTTGTACCAAAAAAGATGCAAAAGCCACTGGCACTGCGCTTGTCATCTGGGTTAccagcccagtcagcatcagaaAAAGCATTGGGAGCAACAAGACCTTTTTGAAGAACAATGCCATAATCCAAAGTATATTTGAAGTATCTAAGTATCCTCTTGGCAGCAGTGAAATGTATGTCAGTTGGTGCTTGCATATGCTGGCAAACTTGGTTAACAAAATAAGCAATCTTTGGCCTTGTCCATGTAATATATTGGAGAGCACCCACCAAGAATCTGTACTCAGTAGGATCAGAGAGAAGATTGTCATCAGTTCTGCTCATTTTGATATCAGCAACTAGTGGTGTAGAACATGGTTTTGCTCCTAGCATGTTTGTCATCTGAAGTAAGTCAAGAATATATTTGGCTTGATTAAGAAAAATACCAGTAGGATTCCACTTTACTTCTAGACCAAGAAAATAATGAAATTCACCCATATCCTTAATTGGGGAATCTTGTTTAATGTCAGAGATGACAGTATTGCAGAAAGCTTCAGAAGATCATGTTAATAGTATGTCATCCACCAGCAGAATGGTAATTTCAGTTCCATCCTTATGAATAAACAAAGAAGTATCTGCATGAGACATATGAAAGCCCAGAGAAATGACATAATCAACAAGCTtctcataccaagctcttggatCTTGCTTCAATCCATATATGGAGTTATTGAGTTTGCATACATACTCAGGGTAAACTGGATCCACAAACCCTGGtggttgaaccatataaacctcctCCTTcaagtcaccatgaagaaaagcattactTACATCAAGTTGCTTCACTTTCCAATTAAATTGAACTGCAAGAGAAAGAACCAATCTAATAGTTGTAGGCTTTGCAACAAGACTGAATATCTTTGTGTAATCTAATCTTTATTTTTGATGAAAGCCTTTTGCAACTAACATTGCTTTGTCCTTATTCAATGAACCATCAGCATTTTGTTTTACCTTAAAGACCCATTTGCAGCCAACTGGATTTTGAGAAGGATGACGAGTAAAATCCATGTCCAAGTATCAGCAAGAATGTGAGCATTATATTCATCATGAAGAGGTATTCTCCATTGTGGGagttttttagcttgagtaaatcaagtaGCATGAGTAAAAGAGTTTACATGAGCAACATAAGATGTGGGAAGAAGATATTTGGTGGATAATTGAGCTTTGGGTTTGTAGATTTTGTTTTTGGATCTAGTGAGCATATCATGTGAGTTAAAAGTGTGAGAAGTAGAGGATGAATGTATTGTAGAGAAGGAACATCATAAGAAGATGTTGGAGAAGAGAGAATATAGGTAGTGTGCTCATTAGTCCATGAGATAACAACATTGTTGGTAGGAGCAGAGATATATGGTAAAGTAGATTTAGATGTTGAAATGGACTCAAATGAAGTTAATCAGGCATTAGTATGAACTGGAGATGGAGACAATAAAGTTGGTTCAATGGTGGCAGGAGATTAATTGGAGACAGACAGTTTATATGTCATTGCAGGAAATAAACTTTCACTAAAAGATACATGTCTGGAGATGTAAACTCTATCACTGATAGATGGAGCTTGAAGTGATTAAGCTGAGATTGTTGTTGTAGTTAATATGAAACTGGTGATGATTCAGTTTAGTGgaatgtctgatgaatttaatgaactgtgagAGTCCGTACATTGcgtatattgtgagtaagttaagtagatataacttGCAATCCAGAGCATTGGGATACACTTAGTAGAGtaatatggtacctaaaatactctattaccttttgtttggtttatgaaaggtatcttgttgtccttgagggattttgtgatgctaaCTAGATAGTTGACTTAGAGGAGTCTAATCTACGAGTGGATATATTTTCACTCTAGTTTGAGGgtctgtttttggaagatttccaaacagacatgttttGCTCAaattcactatggaatttgagagtattacattagataaagcatgagatgGGTCCGAGtgactaagatgctttttagaagacattcctctctggcataggcctgtgccagctatatctatactttGTGTTATCCAAGTTGTAATAGCTAGAGCTaagaataactaatctcaattggcgttatttccaGTGATTGGATtatgtccaaggagaatatcgcaaaccctttgacgaaaggtttgtccaaagagatagttaattgtgcatcaaaggggatggggcttaatctcattaaataaacttaccatgaaggatactcaaacttgctgactggagatcccaagatcaaggttttgaatgatacaactaatttgtggtgggtcaaggtaaacactatcagagaatctcattctctgtcccttccctatggtgtagacgtgaaagtgtgactgcatgtgaaggatgactttcaattaagtcttaatgagttatgtagtttcaatttaagattgaagtggggtgtagcagtaaacactcttgatggaactcacctatctgaatgtggaagtgggtcgcttcctatgagaatagagctaattctctagagcattctgagaaacaggatttgtccagggccaaaaaggacacaacgacatgaacttgacagcacctagaaagatatcacgcgtggttattatcgcggattacaccaaacgatggaagttcaagacatcgcgttcactgtccgtCAAGTAGCTCcgacaatttctcactaagcaaaggttcaagacctcatggacacctcttgcctaagtggtatttctcgctttccgttttctgatttttatcggtatttcattcatgtgggggattgttggagaaaatgagtttatttgtTGGTTTAATAGTCTTGGTTTGgatttgatcttgtgacatatgaGTCACCAAGGATGCCTgatcattttcttatgagtgaatgaaagagGACCATTAGTTCCACATTGGATATACTAGAGGTAAATGTCCTCCATATATGCTGAGTATCTTAGTTACCAATATGGATGGGAGGGTACGAGCGGGAAGACAATATTTGTTCTCGCTAAGGCTTTGGGCTTAGGGCTTGCTTGTGCCTGTGCCGTGGACATATGTCAACCAAGGTTTATTTCTTTTGGtcaaaattattttgaattatcttaaagaatttaaaataaatttttgATTGTCTATTAATTGATTTGCTTAACTTGGGGCTTATGACTTCGGAGAAATTATTTACATACCAAAATTAGTTTTATAACTTATGTCAACATTATGACAGAATATTTCCTAAAcgtttttaattaattcttttcatAATTTGTGACTCAATTTTTCTTTAATTAATGCACTGAATTAACTCTCCTTTTTgcctaaaaaataaaatgaatttctCATTTGCaaattgtgtccagaagagctactatcctctccTTTTCGTCTTTCTTcctctgtgtggtttttattCTTTGTGCCATTGCTGTTGTGTTCGTATGAGTGggaaagtattgtagtgctaacaatattTGTAACGGGAAGTTTTATactggatacgacttgaccacaaggtataggcatcactcatttttgaggcgtaccggtcaactatcatgttaaggacagcgtgttgaacacgtgactctgtcctctgtttgttgATTCCATTGAGTGCTTATTTAAGcgtttcagaaatttatttctaacatcttctttgagtattttattgttataGTTGCAACAATTATTCTAGTTAGATCTTCACCTCAAAAGATTTCAACTTATGCCTTGTGGGTGGGAAGGTATA encodes the following:
- the LOC113309766 gene encoding mannose-1-phosphate guanylyltransferase 1-like; this encodes MKALILVGGFGTRLRPLTLTVPKPLIDFANKPMILHQIEALKAIGVTEVVLAINYQPEVMLKFLKGFEAKLGIKITCSQETEPLGTAGPLALARDKLIDDSGEPFFVLNSDVISEYPLKEMIEFHKAHGGEASIMVTKVDEPSKYGVVVTEEATGKVEKFVEKPKIFVGNKINAGIYLLNPSVLDRIELKPTSIEKEVFPKIAAENKLFAMVLPGFWMDIGQPRDYITGLRLYLESLRKKSSSKLAVGSHVVGNVLVDDSAEIGEGCLIGPDVAIGPGCVIESGVRLSRCTIMQGVRIKKHACISSSIIGWHSTVGQWARVENMTILGEDVHVCDEIYSNGGVVLPHKEIKSSILKPEIVM
- the LOC113314351 gene encoding CASP-like protein 5B3; translation: MKKLIGSPGTLGGLLLRVGQCLFAAASIAAMASAFGFSNYTAFCYLIASMGLQVLWSLGLAFLDAYAIKIKRDLHNPVLVSLFVVGDWVTATLSLAAACSSAGVAVLYTKDMGFCKSLPHHPCSRFQISIALGFITWFLIFTSSLVTFWLLASA